In the Populus trichocarpa isolate Nisqually-1 chromosome 1, P.trichocarpa_v4.1, whole genome shotgun sequence genome, one interval contains:
- the LOC7470527 gene encoding LOW QUALITY PROTEIN: uncharacterized protein LOC7470527 (The sequence of the model RefSeq protein was modified relative to this genomic sequence to represent the inferred CDS: inserted 1 base in 1 codon), with product MGSSSAVEKTENELQREIDELHRQQRQISERLRDPRGLRRGGFSSAAAAAPRNFASNGARHRGFVRPADRNEAEDQPPAKRRLLSAVVKVEEDGEIIEDPARAEDVKKQQLAEEGNVDPAKGTLADGKPAMLRQSGWSRRDVNQRAVKRVVETPVIEPVPRVLPKNQDPSLVSRNKRMLGQLLGTLEKFRKEDMKLSGTEAFIQRSNALQRAEQKAREESERLRQQEREQIAEQRKKDLTLRARIAAKAEEKKLELLFIRWSEHHKKLSNFISFNVFLCIVLLLQVIFNFGPKXVHIHNFIETKISFCSSAHFDCLWDLFFRTKAEPPIYYLFKKPLEKDATLLDQQREQAFLEWKAARREELSEYQKQIGDQHLGYVEKELERWQNARKARRANNDANLQETMDKELDTHRLEHGPKTRKIPGGSNNEDEDDVEDINVGEDDLMDDVLVVDDNSRRVDEVAQPEPNDTSPPS from the exons ATGGGTAGTAGCAGTGCTGTAGAGAAAACGGAGAACGAGCTCCAACGAGAGATCGATGAGCTCCATCGCCAGCAACGCCAG ATTTCGGAGCGCCTTCGTGATCCTCGGGGACTTCGAAGGGGAGGCTTTTcctccgccgccgccgccgccccTCGAAACTTCGCTTCTAACGGTGCTCGTCATCGCGGCTTTGTTCGACCG GCTGATAGGAACGAGGCAGAAGATCAACCTCCTGCGAAAAGGCGACTTTTATCTGCTGTTGTTAAG GTGGAGGAGGATGGAGAGATCATTGAGGATCCTGCCAGAGCAGAGGATGTGAAGAAGCAGCAATTGGCTGAGGAAGGAAATGTTGACCCTGCTAAAGGGACTCTGGCTGATGGAAAGCCTGCCATGTTAAGGCAAAGTGGTTGGTCTAGGAGAGATGTCAATCAAAGAGCAGTGAAGAGG GTGGTTGAAACTCCAGTGATTGAGCCTGTTCCAAGGGTGTTACCCAAGAATCAGGATCCAAGCTTGGTTAGCAGAAACAAAAGAATGCTGGGGCAACTCTTAGGTACTCTTGAG AAATTCAGGAAAGAAGATATGAAACTTTCAGGCACTGAAGCATTTATACAAAGGTCAAATGCCTTGCAAAGA GCTGAACAAAAAGCACGTGAAGAAAGTGAAAGGCTGAGGCAACAAGAGCGTGAACAAATTGCTGAACAGAGGAAGAAAGATCTG ACTCTCAGAGCGCGTATTGCTGCAAAGGCTGAAGAAAAGAAGTTGGAATTGCTGTTTATTCGCTGGAGTGAGCACCACAAAAAACTTAGCAATTTTATAAG ttttaatgttttcctgTGTATTGTTCTTCTGCTGCAGGTTATTTTTAACTTTGGTCCAA GTGTCCATATTCACAATTTTATTGAGACGAAGATAAGTTTCTGTTCAAGTGC TCACTTTGATTGCTTGTGGGATCTGTTTTTCAGGACCAAGGCAGAACCTCCGATTTATTATCTGTTTAAAAAGCCGTTGGAAAAAGATGCCACCTTACTTGACCAGCAAAGAGAACAG GCATTTTTAGAATGGAAAGCTGCTAGGAGAGAGGAATTATCTGAATATCAGAAGCAGATTGGGGATCAGCATCTTGGCTATGTGGAAAAGGAGTTGGAGAGGTGGCAAAATGCAAGAAAAGCGAGGAGAGCGAACAATGATGCGAACTTGCAAGAAACAATGGACAAAGAACTGGATACCCACAGGCTTGAGCATGGTCCCAAGACAAGAAAGATACCTGGTGGAAGCAACAATGAAGACGAGGATGACGTGGAGGATATCAATGTCGGGGAGGATGACTTGATGGATGATGTTCTGGTGGTTGATGATAACAGCAGGAGGGTTGATGAGGTAGCCCAGCCTGAACCCAATGATACCAGCCCCCCCTCCTAA